A genomic window from Prochlorococcus sp. RS04 includes:
- a CDS encoding beta-ketoacyl-ACP synthase III, which produces MEGIKFNQIGLSFKGSGSYVPDQILTNQKISQKVDTSNEWIKSRTGISERRISSVEDNVTEMGYKAAINAIEMANWDIKTIDLIVLATSTPHDLFGSAPSIQGKLGAANAVAFDLTAACSGFLFALITASQFLKGGSFKRAIVIGADQLSSFVDWNDRRSCILFGDGAGALAIEATNEFDNFIGFDMRTDGGRGSFLNLPSKKDKNSIVDEIDFLSGGFSPIQMNGQEVYKFAVKEVSLILEKLLKKMRYKSNQVDWLLLHQANQRILDSVGERLKIPREKILSNLEKYGNTSAATIPLMMDEAVRDYRIKQNDIIATSGFGAGLSWGAALIKWG; this is translated from the coding sequence TTGGAAGGAATTAAATTTAATCAGATTGGATTGTCATTCAAGGGAAGCGGAAGTTATGTACCTGATCAAATCCTAACCAATCAAAAAATTAGTCAAAAGGTTGATACAAGCAATGAATGGATAAAATCTAGAACTGGCATTTCTGAGAGAAGAATTTCTAGCGTAGAAGATAATGTTACTGAGATGGGTTATAAGGCTGCTATAAACGCTATAGAAATGGCTAATTGGGATATTAAAACGATTGATTTGATTGTTTTAGCTACTTCTACTCCGCATGATTTATTTGGATCAGCCCCATCCATTCAAGGTAAATTAGGGGCAGCTAATGCTGTAGCTTTCGATTTAACTGCAGCGTGTAGTGGATTTTTATTCGCCTTAATAACAGCCTCACAATTTTTAAAAGGGGGTAGTTTTAAAAGGGCTATTGTTATTGGAGCAGATCAATTATCAAGTTTTGTTGATTGGAATGATAGAAGAAGTTGTATCCTCTTTGGAGATGGTGCCGGTGCATTAGCAATTGAAGCCACAAATGAATTTGATAATTTTATCGGTTTTGACATGCGAACTGATGGGGGAAGGGGTTCTTTTCTTAATCTTCCATCAAAAAAGGATAAGAATTCAATAGTTGATGAAATTGACTTTTTAAGTGGAGGTTTTTCTCCAATTCAGATGAATGGTCAGGAAGTTTATAAATTCGCAGTTAAAGAAGTTTCCCTAATTCTTGAAAAGTTGTTGAAAAAAATGAGATATAAGTCTAATCAAGTTGATTGGCTCTTACTGCATCAAGCTAATCAAAGAATATTGGATTCTGTAGGAGAAAGGTTAAAAATTCCCAGAGAAAAGATTCTTAGTAATTTAGAAAAATATGGCAATACGTCAGCAGCAACAATTCCACTCATGATGGATGAAGCTGTAAGAGATTATAGAATTAAACAAAATGATATTATTGCTACAAGTGGTTTCGGTGCTGGGTTAAGTTGGGGTGCAGCCCTAATTAAATGGGGTTAA
- the rpaB gene encoding response regulator transcription factor RpaB has product MALSSQTKETILVADDEASIRRILETRLSMIGYKVVTASDGKEALKLFKDYEPDLVVLDVMMPKLDGYGVCQELRKDSDVPIVMLTALGDVADRITGLELGADDYVVKPFSPKELEARIRCVLRRIDKEQIPGMPNSGLILVTDIKIDTNRRQVFKSDERIRLTGMEFSLLELLVSRSGEPFSRGEILKEVWGYTPERHVDTRVVDVHISRLRSKLEADPANPELILTARGTGYLFQRIVDIAPFDGK; this is encoded by the coding sequence ATGGCTCTATCTAGTCAAACTAAAGAAACTATACTTGTCGCAGATGACGAGGCAAGTATTAGAAGAATTCTGGAGACGCGTCTCTCCATGATTGGCTACAAAGTTGTAACTGCAAGTGATGGCAAAGAAGCACTAAAGTTATTTAAAGATTATGAACCTGATTTAGTTGTACTTGACGTTATGATGCCAAAACTAGATGGTTATGGAGTTTGTCAAGAGTTAAGGAAAGATTCTGATGTTCCAATTGTTATGTTAACTGCATTAGGAGATGTTGCAGATAGGATAACAGGTTTAGAATTAGGGGCTGATGATTATGTAGTAAAACCATTTAGCCCAAAGGAGTTAGAAGCTAGAATTAGGTGTGTTCTTAGAAGAATCGACAAAGAGCAAATTCCTGGAATGCCTAATTCAGGATTAATTTTGGTTACGGATATAAAAATTGATACAAATCGAAGACAAGTTTTTAAAAGTGATGAGAGAATTAGATTAACTGGTATGGAATTTAGTCTCTTAGAGCTTTTGGTGAGTAGGTCAGGAGAGCCATTTAGTAGAGGAGAGATTTTGAAAGAAGTTTGGGGATATACTCCCGAGAGACATGTAGATACAAGAGTTGTCGATGTTCATATTTCAAGATTAAGATCCAAACTGGAGGCAGATCCAGCAAATCCAGAATTAATATTGACAGCAAGGGGTACAGGATATCTTTTTCAACGGATTGTCGATATTGCTCCCTTTGATGGTAAATAA
- a CDS encoding DNA polymerase III subunit delta': MIEVKKNNYFLNEEVNTFLQNIIKNKSLANGYIFYGAEGLGKKQTALQFIKEIFKQSSPSKNVEERITNNNHPDFLIIEPDSLLATKSSGSVELEKTIKSGSEIIKITQIRNIKTFLSQKSINSEKKIVLIIDAHLLNEAASNCLLKTLEEPSNGIFILLTSKLNLLLDTIISRCQIVRFRSFSSKEIKSILKEYLNTSKLKINTKLKFEDLINSANGSPKKLLKNIEIWNDFSDEIMSKLDYPIKNSLEILEISKSISEKLEIFQQIYLVNLIQTIWWRKTKNIGLVKKLENLKSLLRKNIQPKLAWEITFLKISMEDI; this comes from the coding sequence ATGATTGAGGTTAAAAAAAATAATTATTTCTTGAATGAAGAAGTCAATACCTTTCTTCAAAACATAATTAAAAACAAATCATTGGCTAATGGTTATATATTTTATGGTGCTGAAGGATTAGGCAAAAAGCAAACTGCTCTTCAATTTATAAAAGAGATTTTCAAACAGTCTTCACCAAGCAAAAATGTTGAAGAGAGAATTACAAACAATAACCATCCTGATTTTTTAATTATTGAACCTGATTCTCTTTTGGCAACAAAAAGTTCAGGAAGTGTCGAACTTGAAAAAACAATAAAAAGTGGATCCGAGATTATTAAAATTACTCAAATACGTAATATCAAAACCTTTCTTAGTCAAAAATCAATAAACTCAGAAAAAAAAATTGTTTTGATTATTGATGCTCACCTCTTAAACGAAGCGGCCTCAAATTGCCTTTTAAAAACTTTAGAAGAACCTAGTAACGGCATTTTTATTTTACTAACATCTAAATTAAACCTTCTATTAGATACGATCATCTCAAGATGTCAAATCGTAAGATTTCGATCTTTTTCTAGTAAAGAAATAAAATCAATTTTAAAAGAATATCTAAATACTTCTAAATTAAAGATAAATACAAAATTAAAATTTGAAGATTTAATAAACTCTGCAAATGGATCTCCAAAAAAATTATTGAAAAATATTGAAATTTGGAATGATTTTTCAGATGAAATTATGAGTAAATTAGATTATCCAATTAAAAATAGTCTGGAAATATTAGAAATATCTAAATCAATATCTGAAAAATTAGAAATTTTTCAGCAGATTTATTTAGTAAATTTAATTCAAACAATTTGGTGGAGAAAAACAAAAAATATAGGTTTAGTTAAAAAACTTGAAAATTTAAAATCTCTCTTAAGAAAAAATATTCAACCAAAGTTGGCATGGGAAATAACTTTTTTAAAAATTTCAATGGAAGATATATGA
- the tmk gene encoding dTMP kinase produces MKGKFIVIEGIDGCGKTTQIDELSKWLPNSDLIKKGSKLITTREPGGSLLGKKLRGLILDNNENNKPSSLAELLLYSADRAEHVSKIISPALNNNDWVISDRFSDSTLAYQGYGRNINLEIIKNIESIVCQGVSPDLTFFLEISPEESIFRRKNEIPDRIESEGIRFLERVNEGFKLIAKQKNWKVISASQNIKTISNQIKETLLNNFSNNK; encoded by the coding sequence ATGAAAGGAAAATTTATCGTTATTGAGGGTATTGATGGATGTGGTAAAACTACCCAAATAGATGAACTATCTAAGTGGCTTCCTAATAGTGATCTAATAAAGAAAGGGTCTAAATTAATCACAACTAGAGAGCCTGGAGGCAGTCTTTTAGGAAAAAAACTTAGAGGACTGATTCTTGATAATAATGAAAATAACAAGCCTTCATCTCTTGCAGAATTATTGCTTTATTCAGCAGATAGAGCTGAACACGTTTCCAAAATTATTTCACCTGCTTTAAATAACAATGATTGGGTAATAAGTGATAGATTTTCCGATTCCACACTGGCTTATCAAGGTTATGGAAGAAATATAAATTTAGAAATAATTAAAAATATTGAATCTATTGTGTGTCAAGGAGTATCTCCAGATCTCACTTTCTTCTTAGAAATTTCTCCAGAAGAGAGCATATTTCGAAGAAAAAATGAAATTCCAGACAGAATAGAGTCAGAGGGTATTAGATTTTTAGAGAGAGTAAATGAAGGCTTCAAACTTATTGCCAAACAAAAAAACTGGAAAGTAATATCTGCTTCACAAAATATTAAAACCATTTCTAATCAAATTAAAGAAACTTTGCTAAACAATTTTTCTAATAACAAATGA
- a CDS encoding heavy metal translocating P-type ATPase, translated as MESIQLSVKGMKCGGCVSTVEKILNNSDGIENVSVNLLTESAYFEITQKHIDIESVLENLKENGFPAKIYINDFSKKINKTELEKKKKWNNQWKKLTFALLLLFFSGLGHLAEGRYINFPILGNIFFHASLATLALLFPGRGIIINGFKSFIKNHPDMDSLVALGVISAYTTSLLSLIFPATGFPCFFNEPVMLLGFILIGRYLEERARYQTGSSIGELLDLQPEMANIYTEDNQIKSIRVNTLRPNQEIQVLAGDRVPADCIVTRGNSYVDVSHITGESKPIEVKEGENLSSGSLNLNSTLRLKVQKVGGDSSLAKLVNLIESVNARKPRIQSIADEIAGKFTYFVLIFATLTFFFWWKGARNIWPDLLSHNNELITHSSHTLHSSLGSNAENFLSLAIQLSIAVLVIACPCALGLATPTVITVASGKAAKKGVLFKGGDKIEMASKINHIIFDKTGTLTKGKPFIVDYKNNNDHTFLLKIAASLEKESRHPIADALIQEAKKQNLSLFPIKKIFTHSGRGISGELESIDGLINIGNIEWLLSKGIIIDSNAKQVIENEETKTNTIIGVSIKDNLLGFILLGDLLRDDSIKTVQNLRENKFKINILSGDRKQTVLALAKKIGCKETEVKWDLLPEMKLKTIETLKINNKVAMIGDGINDVPALASSDLGIAVGSGTQIAKANADVVLMGDQLNGLTYALNLAKKTIRKIKQNLTWAFGYNLLAIPLAAGILFPKYGILLTPSIAALLMAISSITVVINALSLD; from the coding sequence ATGGAGAGCATTCAATTAAGCGTTAAAGGAATGAAGTGCGGAGGTTGTGTTAGTACTGTTGAAAAAATATTGAATAATTCTGATGGTATTGAAAATGTTTCTGTTAACTTGCTTACTGAAAGTGCATATTTTGAAATTACCCAGAAACATATAGATATAGAATCAGTTCTCGAAAATTTAAAAGAGAATGGTTTCCCAGCAAAGATTTACATAAATGATTTTTCAAAAAAAATAAATAAAACAGAATTAGAAAAAAAAAAGAAGTGGAATAATCAATGGAAAAAACTAACTTTTGCCCTATTACTTTTATTCTTTTCAGGATTAGGTCATCTGGCAGAAGGAAGATATATAAATTTTCCAATATTAGGTAATATATTTTTTCACGCTTCATTAGCAACGTTAGCTCTATTATTTCCTGGCAGAGGAATAATTATTAATGGATTCAAATCATTTATTAAGAACCATCCCGATATGGATTCTTTAGTAGCTCTAGGTGTAATTAGCGCATATACAACAAGTCTTCTATCCTTAATATTTCCTGCCACTGGTTTTCCTTGTTTTTTTAATGAGCCAGTTATGCTGTTAGGCTTCATACTGATTGGGCGTTACTTAGAAGAAAGAGCAAGATATCAAACTGGTTCATCCATTGGAGAATTATTAGATCTTCAACCTGAAATGGCAAATATCTACACAGAAGACAATCAAATAAAGTCAATAAGAGTGAATACTTTAAGACCTAATCAAGAGATTCAAGTTTTAGCAGGAGACAGAGTACCTGCTGACTGTATTGTTACCCGAGGTAATTCATATGTTGATGTTTCACATATTACTGGAGAATCCAAACCTATAGAAGTAAAGGAAGGCGAAAATCTATCTAGTGGGTCTTTAAATCTTAATTCAACTCTTAGACTAAAAGTACAAAAGGTCGGAGGAGATTCTTCTCTTGCAAAACTAGTAAATCTGATTGAGTCTGTAAACGCTAGAAAACCTCGCATCCAAAGCATTGCTGATGAAATTGCAGGTAAATTTACATACTTTGTACTTATTTTTGCTACTCTAACCTTCTTCTTTTGGTGGAAGGGGGCAAGAAACATATGGCCTGATTTATTAAGTCACAATAATGAATTAATCACTCACTCAAGCCATACACTTCATAGTTCGCTTGGTAGTAATGCTGAGAATTTCCTGAGTTTAGCAATTCAATTATCAATTGCCGTTTTAGTGATAGCTTGTCCTTGTGCATTAGGTTTGGCCACCCCAACCGTAATCACTGTCGCATCAGGTAAAGCAGCAAAAAAAGGGGTTTTATTCAAAGGCGGGGACAAAATAGAGATGGCTTCAAAAATTAATCACATTATTTTTGACAAGACCGGTACTTTAACAAAAGGTAAGCCTTTCATTGTTGATTACAAAAATAATAATGATCATACATTTTTATTGAAAATAGCTGCCAGTTTAGAAAAAGAAAGCAGACATCCAATCGCAGATGCCTTAATTCAAGAGGCAAAAAAGCAAAATTTAAGTTTATTTCCAATAAAAAAAATTTTCACTCATTCAGGGCGCGGTATTTCAGGAGAACTTGAGTCAATTGATGGACTTATTAATATTGGAAATATTGAATGGCTACTAAGCAAAGGAATAATTATTGATAGTAATGCAAAACAAGTCATTGAAAATGAAGAAACAAAAACGAACACTATCATTGGAGTAAGTATCAAAGATAATTTATTAGGCTTTATTTTGCTCGGAGATTTACTAAGAGATGATTCAATTAAAACAGTTCAAAATTTAAGAGAAAACAAATTTAAAATTAATATTTTAAGTGGCGATAGAAAACAAACAGTTTTAGCTTTAGCAAAAAAAATTGGTTGTAAAGAAACGGAAGTAAAATGGGATCTTCTTCCTGAAATGAAGCTTAAGACTATAGAAACTTTAAAAATTAACAATAAAGTGGCAATGATTGGTGATGGTATTAATGATGTCCCAGCCTTAGCATCCTCAGACTTAGGAATTGCGGTAGGATCAGGGACTCAAATAGCCAAAGCAAATGCAGATGTAGTATTAATGGGAGATCAACTAAATGGATTAACCTACGCCTTAAACCTTGCAAAAAAAACTATAAGAAAAATAAAGCAAAATCTAACATGGGCTTTTGGTTACAACTTACTAGCTATACCTTTAGCCGCGGGCATTCTATTCCCTAAATACGGTATTCTTCTTACTCCGTCAATAGCAGCATTATTGATGGCTATTAGCTCTATTACAGTTGTAATTAATGCTTTATCTTTGGATTAA
- the radA gene encoding DNA repair protein RadA yields the protein MSSKLSTFICQNCGSETSQYFGRCLNCNSWNSIVEEIKSKRSKYQEIKNIKVNKKSIQFNEISSKKISRFTSGFREFDRVLGGGIVPGSVVLLGGEPGIGKSTIVLQSAGKISLNQKVLYITAEESLEQVKIRWERLKQNSIDLQIFAETNLSLIIEEIKRVSPSFAIIDSIQAIHNHEMQSSPGSVSQVRECSSELQNLAKENNIALLIIGHVTKDGALAGPKTLEHLVDTVINFEGDNISSHRLLRSIKNRFGSTFEIGIFEMLEEGLHEIKNPSSIFTNKENISGVTTTITNEGSRPLAIDIQALVNKTFYSNPRRTTTGISINRLHQILAVIEKHVGIKLSEFDCYIATGGGFEINDPSSDLGVAISILSSLKNIPPLANSSFIGELGLSGQVRKSNNLRTKIEEAVRLGIKNIVVPKLEVELNNNFQNLINIKEISNINEAVNYSFSK from the coding sequence ATGTCTAGCAAATTATCTACTTTTATTTGTCAGAATTGCGGATCTGAAACTTCTCAATACTTTGGTAGATGCCTAAATTGCAACTCATGGAATTCCATTGTTGAAGAAATAAAAAGCAAGAGATCTAAATATCAAGAAATAAAAAATATTAAAGTTAATAAAAAATCTATACAGTTTAACGAGATTTCATCAAAAAAAATATCAAGATTTACAAGTGGTTTTAGAGAATTTGATCGAGTGCTTGGAGGTGGAATAGTACCTGGATCTGTTGTTTTACTAGGAGGAGAACCAGGTATAGGTAAAAGCACAATAGTGCTTCAATCAGCAGGAAAAATATCTCTAAATCAGAAAGTTTTATATATAACTGCAGAAGAATCTTTAGAACAAGTAAAAATTAGATGGGAAAGATTAAAGCAAAACAGTATTGATTTACAAATTTTTGCAGAAACCAATTTATCCCTAATTATTGAAGAGATCAAACGCGTAAGTCCGAGTTTCGCAATTATTGATAGTATTCAAGCCATCCATAATCATGAAATGCAAAGTTCCCCTGGATCGGTTTCTCAAGTTAGAGAATGTTCATCTGAATTGCAAAATCTTGCCAAAGAAAATAACATTGCGCTTCTAATAATTGGTCATGTAACCAAAGATGGTGCTTTAGCTGGCCCAAAAACTCTAGAGCATTTAGTGGATACAGTAATAAACTTTGAAGGAGATAATATTTCCTCACATAGATTACTAAGAAGTATAAAAAATCGATTTGGATCGACCTTCGAGATTGGAATTTTTGAAATGCTTGAAGAGGGTTTACATGAGATAAAAAACCCAAGTTCAATTTTTACAAATAAAGAAAATATTTCAGGTGTAACAACTACGATTACAAATGAAGGCTCTCGACCATTAGCAATTGATATTCAAGCACTGGTAAATAAAACTTTCTACAGTAACCCAAGACGTACTACAACTGGAATAAGCATAAATAGGTTGCATCAAATTCTAGCTGTTATTGAAAAACACGTAGGAATAAAATTATCTGAATTTGATTGTTATATAGCTACTGGTGGAGGGTTTGAGATTAATGACCCATCCTCTGACTTAGGTGTAGCAATTTCAATTTTATCAAGTTTGAAAAATATTCCTCCTTTGGCAAATAGCTCATTTATTGGGGAATTGGGTTTGAGCGGTCAGGTTAGAAAATCGAATAACCTTCGTACAAAGATAGAAGAAGCTGTAAGACTAGGGATCAAAAATATCGTAGTGCCAAAATTAGAAGTAGAACTAAATAATAATTTTCAAAATTTAATAAATATCAAGGAGATCTCCAATATTAATGAAGCAGTTAATTATTCTTTTTCAAAATAA
- the plsX gene encoding phosphate acyltransferase PlsX, whose translation MGKETAQKINKPRAIRRLVIWYKRNSAVTSIVDTAASSAATASNVAGNMVSGAGSVVTTASNVAGNVAGNVAGNVVSSAESVVNTASSVVSNASSIAKNTLQPLVFDPLKRLQNNDNILDRVEESQSKRIWIAVDGMGGDYAPGPILGGCLEAISRFPINIKFVGEIEKVKDAARKNGLAELLENEIDNNRLELIDSGEPIGMNEEATAVRKRKNASINVAMDLVRNNKAEAVYSAGNSGAMMASAIFRIGRLKGIERPAIGALFPTRDQTRPVLVLDVGANTDCKPSYLHQFALLGNIYAKDVLQVQKPRIGLLNIGEEECKGNDLSLKTFELLSSEKSFDFGGNCEGRDVLSGSFDVVVCDGFTGNILLKFLESVGGVLLDILRSELPRGRRGKVGSAFLRSNLLRIKKRLDHAEHGGALLLGVNGICVIGHGSSKSLSVVSALRLAHSAVNHGVMDNLNQLQKLQVLNS comes from the coding sequence ATGGGGAAAGAAACTGCGCAAAAAATTAACAAGCCTAGAGCCATTAGAAGATTAGTAATTTGGTATAAAAGAAATTCGGCTGTGACCTCTATAGTTGATACTGCTGCTAGTTCTGCAGCAACGGCTAGTAATGTTGCGGGTAATATGGTTTCTGGTGCTGGATCAGTAGTAACCACAGCTAGTAATGTTGCTGGTAATGTTGCAGGTAATGTTGCAGGTAATGTAGTTTCAAGTGCTGAATCTGTTGTTAATACTGCTAGTAGTGTAGTTTCAAATGCTAGTTCAATAGCTAAAAATACATTGCAGCCATTAGTTTTTGACCCATTAAAAAGATTACAAAATAACGATAATATTTTAGATAGGGTGGAGGAATCTCAATCTAAAAGAATTTGGATCGCAGTTGATGGGATGGGTGGTGATTATGCTCCTGGTCCAATTCTTGGAGGTTGCCTAGAAGCAATAAGTAGATTTCCAATAAATATAAAGTTTGTCGGCGAAATTGAAAAAGTTAAAGATGCAGCAAGAAAAAATGGTTTAGCAGAATTATTAGAAAATGAAATAGATAATAATCGTCTTGAATTAATTGATAGTGGAGAACCTATTGGGATGAATGAAGAAGCTACCGCAGTTAGAAAAAGGAAAAATGCAAGTATAAACGTTGCAATGGATTTAGTGAGAAATAATAAAGCTGAAGCTGTCTACTCAGCGGGTAATTCAGGCGCCATGATGGCTTCTGCCATATTTAGAATTGGGAGATTGAAAGGCATTGAGAGACCAGCTATAGGAGCATTGTTTCCAACAAGGGATCAAACTCGCCCGGTATTAGTTTTAGATGTCGGTGCAAATACTGATTGTAAGCCATCTTATCTGCATCAATTTGCTCTTCTAGGTAATATTTATGCAAAAGATGTCCTTCAAGTACAAAAACCAAGAATTGGCCTCTTAAATATTGGAGAAGAAGAATGTAAAGGTAATGATTTATCCTTAAAAACATTTGAATTATTATCTTCTGAAAAAAGTTTTGATTTTGGAGGTAATTGTGAAGGGAGAGATGTACTATCAGGTAGTTTTGACGTAGTTGTCTGTGATGGATTTACTGGAAATATATTGTTGAAATTTCTTGAATCTGTGGGAGGAGTTTTATTAGATATTTTGAGATCTGAGCTGCCACGTGGAAGGCGGGGGAAAGTTGGTTCAGCTTTTTTAAGAAGTAATCTACTTAGAATTAAGAAAAGATTAGATCATGCCGAACATGGAGGCGCTTTATTACTTGGGGTGAATGGTATTTGCGTTATTGGTCATGGAAGTAGCAAATCTTTATCAGTAGTAAGTGCTCTTCGCTTGGCTCACTCTGCTGTGAATCATGGTGTTATGGACAATTTGAATCAACTGCAAAAGCTTCAAGTTTTAAATTCATAA
- a CDS encoding photosystem I assembly protein Ycf3, which yields MPSNQNRDNFIDKAFTVIAESIVKIMPIAEKEKKAYIYYRDGLAAQNNGDYSEALEYYKESLLLEENKIDRGETLKNMAIIYMSNGEEDLSIETYQKALVENPKQPSCLKNIGLIYEKRGRYAEQNGDLDQRDIWFDKAAEVWSKAVRLYPGGYLDIENWLKNSGRSSIDMYL from the coding sequence GTGCCTAGTAATCAAAACAGAGACAATTTTATTGATAAAGCTTTTACTGTAATTGCTGAATCTATTGTAAAAATAATGCCTATCGCTGAGAAAGAAAAAAAGGCATATATTTATTATAGAGATGGCTTAGCTGCACAAAATAATGGGGATTATTCTGAAGCATTAGAGTATTACAAAGAGAGTTTACTGCTTGAAGAAAATAAAATTGATAGGGGTGAGACTTTAAAAAATATGGCAATCATATATATGAGTAACGGTGAAGAAGATTTGTCTATTGAAACTTATCAAAAAGCATTAGTAGAAAACCCCAAACAACCATCATGCTTGAAAAATATAGGTTTAATTTATGAAAAAAGGGGAAGATATGCTGAGCAAAATGGTGATTTAGATCAAAGAGATATTTGGTTTGATAAAGCTGCTGAAGTCTGGTCTAAAGCAGTGAGACTTTATCCAGGTGGATATTTAGATATTGAGAATTGGTTGAAAAACTCAGGCAGAAGCTCAATTGATATGTATCTTTGA